A single genomic interval of Thermococcus celericrescens harbors:
- a CDS encoding B12-binding domain-containing radical SAM protein, with protein MTRVVFTLDETLTSTYHDVPLLDFLGCAPYDKLPKWVFRVMDTQLPDEDGILIQAPYGLRKVEAALLRNGFGRDEVVVAHPRKVERFIGEDTTIVSLYEMDPLGLGPVSMMFTNGGQWRNYTRVKFRELVERINAVREKKNLDFKLVVGGPGAWQLDLRKDEREMLRIDHVVIGEADHVAGRLFREIEAGSADETIVIRGWPRVEEIPTIVAPSYKGLVEVMRGCGRGCRFCEPNLRVARFIPLEKIEREIWLNVRAGIDHAWLHSEDIFLYMVEDRRNFYPNVDAVVELFETARKYTRNVNPTHGTVAAALAAPDMIEAISGIVDAGPNHWVGIQVGFETAAPELIGRYMNNKMKPFSPEEWPWVLLNGTYVFNRNYWFPAYTTILGLPGDTDDYEIETARLIVTMERKLEENLGERAHFTVTPLAFVPMGLLRGEEFYRIEDMITYGQFLHLYYAWKHLAKEVIRGLPKLLRGNPFLIPFYPLARFGVRVVLRQIEKWGKRKGYEVRPLEPLDLHIEVEEHRWYGQSSLVEAY; from the coding sequence ATGACCAGGGTTGTTTTCACGTTGGATGAGACCCTGACGAGCACGTACCACGACGTCCCCCTGCTGGACTTCCTCGGCTGTGCGCCCTACGACAAACTCCCCAAGTGGGTCTTCCGGGTAATGGACACCCAGCTCCCGGACGAAGACGGCATCTTAATCCAAGCGCCCTACGGCCTCCGGAAGGTCGAGGCGGCGCTCCTCAGGAATGGCTTTGGGAGGGACGAGGTAGTCGTGGCGCACCCAAGGAAGGTAGAGAGGTTCATAGGTGAGGACACGACGATAGTTTCCCTCTACGAGATGGACCCCCTCGGCCTCGGTCCGGTAAGCATGATGTTCACCAACGGCGGCCAGTGGAGGAACTACACCCGCGTTAAGTTCAGGGAGCTAGTCGAGAGGATAAACGCGGTAAGGGAAAAGAAGAACCTGGACTTCAAGCTCGTTGTCGGCGGCCCTGGAGCGTGGCAGCTCGACCTCAGGAAGGACGAGAGGGAAATGCTGAGGATAGACCATGTCGTCATAGGGGAGGCCGACCATGTTGCTGGAAGGCTCTTCAGGGAGATAGAGGCCGGAAGCGCCGACGAGACGATAGTAATCAGGGGCTGGCCGAGGGTAGAGGAGATACCCACCATCGTGGCCCCATCCTACAAGGGGCTCGTGGAGGTCATGCGGGGCTGTGGGCGGGGCTGCCGCTTCTGCGAGCCCAACCTGAGGGTTGCGCGCTTCATACCCCTCGAGAAAATCGAGAGGGAGATATGGCTCAACGTTAGGGCCGGGATAGACCACGCCTGGCTGCACAGCGAGGACATCTTCCTATACATGGTCGAGGACAGGAGGAACTTCTACCCCAACGTAGATGCCGTGGTTGAGCTCTTTGAGACCGCGAGGAAGTACACAAGAAACGTGAACCCTACCCACGGAACCGTTGCGGCAGCGCTAGCTGCGCCGGATATGATAGAGGCCATCTCGGGCATCGTTGACGCCGGCCCGAACCACTGGGTCGGCATACAGGTCGGCTTCGAAACCGCCGCCCCGGAGCTCATCGGCAGGTACATGAACAACAAGATGAAGCCGTTCTCTCCTGAGGAGTGGCCCTGGGTTCTGCTCAACGGAACCTACGTCTTCAACAGGAACTACTGGTTCCCGGCTTACACAACGATTCTGGGATTGCCAGGCGACACGGACGACTACGAGATAGAAACGGCCCGGCTGATTGTCACGATGGAGAGGAAACTCGAGGAGAATCTCGGCGAAAGGGCCCACTTCACGGTGACCCCGCTCGCCTTCGTGCCCATGGGCCTTCTGAGGGGCGAGGAGTTCTACCGCATCGAGGACATGATAACCTACGGGCAGTTCCTCCACCTCTATTACGCCTGGAAACACCTGGCGAAGGAGGTCATCCGGGGATTACCCAAGCTCCTGCGGGGAAACCCGTTCCTGATTCCCTTTTACCCCCTCGCGCGCTTCGGTGTGAGGGTCGTCCTCAGGCAGATAGAGAAGTGGGGTAAGAGAAAAGGCTATGAGGTCAGGCCCCTCGAACCACTCGATTTGCACATCGAGGTCGAGGAGCACAGATGGTATGGCCAGTCGAGTCTTGTTGAGGCCTATTAG
- a CDS encoding deoxyribonuclease IV: MFKVDRLRFGTAGIPISTPKRSTIDGIVHVRNLGLDAMELEFVRGVNIKPELAKKIKYVAKKHDILLTAHAPYYINLNAAEKAKVEASKKRIIQSAERLHDAGGWSVVFHAGYYLKQDPAKVYERIKGEIEDIVSNLKDRGIEVWVRPELTGKPTQFGNLRELVKLSEEIEMVLPTIDFAHCYARNVGKFNTAEEWRGMLAFMEDRLGREALDNMHIHISGINYTSKGERNHLNLQESDMNWEDLLRVLKEFRVKGVVISESPNIEGDALLMKKKYEEIKA; the protein is encoded by the coding sequence ATGTTTAAAGTTGACAGGCTGCGCTTCGGAACGGCTGGAATACCAATCTCAACCCCAAAGCGCTCAACTATAGATGGGATAGTCCACGTGAGAAACCTCGGCCTCGATGCGATGGAGCTTGAATTCGTCCGAGGGGTCAACATCAAGCCCGAGCTGGCCAAGAAGATAAAATACGTCGCCAAAAAGCACGATATCCTGCTGACGGCCCATGCTCCATACTACATTAACCTCAACGCAGCGGAGAAAGCCAAGGTCGAGGCCAGCAAAAAGAGAATAATTCAAAGCGCCGAACGGCTTCACGACGCCGGCGGCTGGAGCGTTGTTTTCCACGCGGGCTACTACCTCAAGCAGGACCCCGCGAAGGTCTACGAGAGGATAAAGGGCGAGATTGAGGACATAGTGAGCAACCTCAAGGACAGGGGCATCGAAGTGTGGGTAAGACCTGAGCTGACCGGAAAGCCAACCCAGTTCGGAAACCTGAGGGAACTCGTGAAGCTCAGCGAGGAGATCGAAATGGTTCTGCCTACGATAGACTTCGCCCACTGCTACGCGAGAAACGTAGGGAAGTTCAACACCGCTGAGGAGTGGCGCGGGATGCTGGCCTTCATGGAGGACCGCCTGGGCAGGGAGGCGCTCGACAACATGCACATCCACATAAGCGGCATAAACTACACCTCGAAGGGCGAGAGGAACCACCTGAACCTCCAGGAGAGCGACATGAACTGGGAAGACCTGCTCAGGGTTCTCAAGGAGTTCAGGGTCAAGGGCGTCGTCATAAGCGAGAGCCCGAACATCGAGGGCGATGCCCTCCTGATGAAGAAGAAATACGAGGAGATAAAGGCCTAA